A single genomic interval of Spinacia oleracea cultivar Varoflay chromosome 6, BTI_SOV_V1, whole genome shotgun sequence harbors:
- the LOC110784928 gene encoding 40S ribosomal protein S10-1: MIMTEQNRREISKYLFQEGVCFAKKDYNLAKHPDIDVPNLQVIKLMQSFKSKEYVRETFAWMHYYWFLTNEGIEFLRTYLNLPSEIVPATLKKQMKPAGRPMGGAPGPRGGSRFEGDRPRFGDRDGYRSGPRGEGDSGDKGGAPADYRPSFGGSSSGRPGFGRGAGSFGAGPTSSNLS, encoded by the exons ATG ATCATGACTGAGCAGAACCGCCGTGAGATCAGCAAGTACCTCTTCCAAG AGGGAGTTTGCTTTGCAAAGAAAGATTACAACTTGGCAAAGCACCCTGACATTGATGTCCCGAATCTGCAAGTGATCAAGCTGATGCAAAGCTTTAAGTCCAAGGAGTATGTGAGGGAGACCTTTGCTTGGATGCACTACTACTGGTTCTTGACCAACGAGGGTATTGAATTCCTTCGTACTTACCTCAACCTTCCCTCAGAGATTGTCCCTGCTACCTTAAAGAAGCAGATGAAGCCTGCTGGCAGGCCAATGGGCGGCGCACCTGGCCCACG TGGGGGATCGCGATTTGAAGGAGACAGGCCTAGATTTGGTGATAGGGATGGCTACCGTTCTGGACCTCGTGGTGAAGGTGATTCCGGTGACAAGGGCGGTGCTCCTGCTGATTACAGACCATCATTTGGG gGTTCTTCTAGTGGTAGGCCAGGCTTTGGTCGTGGAGCTGGAAGCTTTGGTGCTGGACCAACAAGTTCAAATCTTTCTTGA